The window tgtgaaaGTGAGTCTGGATTCTGttggagactccaagatgttGAAGATGCCAGAATTTTGGAGTACATGCCAAAGAAAGCTGCAGATTGGGTATGGAACCAGCCCAGAAGAGTACTCTACTTTCAATTTCTCTTTCTGGGGGAATATACTCCCCCCATTACTCAGAGCTAATCACtccataataaataaaacaggtGCACTTCTCAGGAATGAGGAATATAGGTAGTCATGAGGCTGTGGAGGATGAGGAACAGACCTTCTTCTTGGCCTTTAGGGCCCTGTGAAAGGATCTAGACAGTATAATCAGAGAGGCCACAAAAGCCTACATGGTTCTCTGTAGAAATAGTTTATTGTGACTTGTGGGTAAGCCTAGTCCCCCCATCAAGTTCAGACTTAGAACCCTGTAGATCTGGCAAGTGACTGTGCCTGCAAAGGGATGGCAGGTGTTTAGCCATGCCTCTTGGGCCCCTGGctcccacagcccccacagcctcCCACAGCCCCAACCCCCAGAGagcaccaagccctcccacatgcaaatGAGATTTCCCCAAGCTCTgagaccaagccaatgagaagtacctgctgtcagacACTGAttcaccccaaaactgtatataagaatcctatccagaaggatTAAGTGGGTTGGAGAACTACTCCATCGTCTGAAAGGTCTGTcacaagagctgtaacacttgggaagagaCCTGTTCTCCCAAAACACAACCTGaagctccctcccctccctgttcACACTTGCTCCCCTTTACATGAACTTTCACACCCATCTGGGCCAGAGATCTCCGTGGaaagcctccagtacacaggcccacagtgacttggccttgaacttggaattATATGAGGAGATATGCATACTCTCTGGTCCAAAGACTGCTTCATTAATTAGCCAGGGTAAAGTTGGGGACATCAAAGATAGAATGCCAAAGtggtctcaaaaagaaaaggaaaggaaaaggaaaagaaggaggaatcTGGGGTttgcaacaatatcaaccaaccagatgttccccccacccccgagctcccagggactaaaccaccaaccgtagcgtatacatggctccagctgcatatgtagcagaggatggctttgtcaggtatcaatgcgtggagaggtccttggtcctatgaagacttgatagatgccccagtgtaggggaattgagggtgggaggcaggagtgggtgggtgggtgggtgggtggaggaacacccttatagaagcagagggaggggtgatgggataggggggtttctgggagagggagaaaccaggaaaggatataacatctgaaatgtaaataaagaaaatatccaataaaaaaagaaaatataccttactagaaaaaaagaaagaaaagtaaagaaaacaagcaaatgatagaTGGATTTATTTTCTAGTAGAAAAGCTTGTATATGATCTAGAAACAAATAGTGTTAGAAGGAGACTACATGAGGCCATGGAATCGCTAGGATAAAGAAACAATGATATAAGAGTATAAAAAGATGATGTACAAGCATAAAAAATTTAGTACTTTGTTCTTCTCGCTACTTGAAGGATTGAAGACTACAATACCTACTTTACTTGCATAAAATTTAAGACTTTGTAAGAAATCTTTTAATCTTAGTAGTCTGTCACCTTTCTGTTCTTACATGAAAATAATTACTAAAGACTGCTGTCTAATGTACCAGGAAACTGCAAGAGCTATGCCCAGCTACCCATGAAGAACAGGCTGTGTAAAAACTATAAGGAAATGTGCTTTTGCTTTATATTTAGCTTCTGTTATAAGGAAGCaggggttagggaagttttttcaattttaacatgtttttctctatttttctacaattttatcaaaaatattttccgcATAAATCTCCAATTCTCTCATaaattatttctactttctttttcaattaatgtagcaatgtttttatgtctatcactttactcttcaattttccatgaaaattgtcaattttaacatgtttttctatatatctcttctattttatcagaaatattttccatgtaaatcttcaattttatcataaaatgtttctacttcctttttcaataaaagaacatgcttttcaaaaaataaaaataaaagtctataAGGAATTTTGAAGCTTGACTGAATGCATTTTTTGCATTATATACTTAGACAAGTACTTGAAAACACTTCATAAAACAATACTTACAAATTGCTAGTAAACACAGTAAGCAAAACATTtgggtatataaatatattcagggAATCTCAGATCCTAAACTACTGAGCATTGTGTCGCACTGTTCCTGATCAAATGTGTTCAcaagtttaaaaacaaagtcaACAAAAGACAGGGCTGATATCTCaacgtttattttattttgttttgttttattatatttttatttatttgtttgtttatttacttatttgtttatttattgactttttgattcagggtctctctgtatagtcctggatgtcctggaactctgtagaccaggctggcctcaaactcagaaatctgcctgcctctgccttccaagtgctgggattaaaggcgtacgccacgaCCGCCCGGTGATATCTCAACTTTCAGAAGTGTTCGTCATGTAAGCATGAGCATCCAAATTTAACCCATAGACTCCATGTAAAAGATCAACATGACACACATTTATAATCCCAATGCAGggtaggcagagacagaaaaTCTTTGCGTTTCACTGGTTAACTACCCAAACTGAAACTTGAGCACCAAGCTCCTGGGGATTGTGGGGAACTCTGTCTCCAAAGCCAAGGTAGATGCTCATCTTGAAGAGGAACATCTGAAGTTGTCAtctgttctacacacacacacacacactgtctctctctctctctctctctctctctctctctctctctctctctctctctctgtctctctctctctctctctctctctctctcatacacttaaacacatacacatattttaaaaactactttcAAGATGAGGATGACACACTACATAATAGTATATTCAGGGCTCTCTTCATGTCCCTGTTCCTCAGGCTATAGATGAAAGGGTTCATCATGGGAGTGACCACAGTATACAGCACAGAAGCAAACACCCCTGCCCAAGAAGCCTGTGTCCATATAGAACTGAGGTACACTCCAAGGCAAGTCCCATAGAACAAAAACACAACGGAGAGATGAGAACCACAGGTGGAAAATGCTTTACATTTTCCTCCCACTGTTGAAATCTGCAAGACAGATGTCACAATTTGAGAATAAGAGAAAAGTATCCCAGCAAGAGGAAAAAAGCCCATGATGCCTGTTACAATATATAACACGACGTTATTAATGAAGGTGTCAGAGCAGGCTAGCTTAAGGACTTCAGGAAGTTCACAAAAATAGTGTGGGATTTCCACAACGGCACAGAAAGACAGTCTCAGTGCAGTTAAACTCTCAGGCAGGGCTCCAAGTATGCTTATAAGCCATGCCAGGAGAAGTAgctggaaacagagtttagggtTCATGAGGACTGTATAGTGCAAGGGGTGGCAGATGGCCACAAAGCGGTCATATGCCATCACGGTCAGAAGCAAATTGTCCAGAAGTCCAAAGACCGTGAAGAAGTACATCTGTGTGATGCAGCCTGCATAGGTGATGAGCTTACTCTGAGTCTGGATGTCCAGCAGCATCTTTGGGACAGTGGTAGATGTGAAACAGATGTCTGAGAAGGATAGGTTGGAGAGGAATaaatacatgggtgtgtgcagctTAGGGTCAGAGACAATGGCCAGGATGATAAGCAGGTTCCCAAAGATGGTCACCAAGTACAAAGACAAGAACAGCCCAAAGAGAACAGATTGAATCTCTGGGTTCTCTGAAAGTCCCAACAGGTAAAATCCTGGAATTCCTGTGTGGTTTTCTCGTTCCATGTAAATGAAGTGTctagaaaagagaagacacagaatGACTGAACTAAGGAAACGAACGTGGCAGGAGTGCATCCGCCCTAACTCAAACCCTATGCACTAGCAATGTGAGGTGTTTGCTTAGTGCTTGCCTCTCTTTAGAGGCTGAGGTCTCTAAGTTCAGCCGTAATCTCCTGAAGCTATAACACTTGATGTAGTATTCAGATCTGGCTGCAGATGCCCAGCTACCCCGGCGCTTCTCTAGCCAGATTTTATCATCTAAGGTCTTTTCAATTACTTctgatcatgtattttttttaaaaaaaaatgtattctttgtGGATTTCATATTCACACACAATGAACCACGATCACTACCAGTGCTCATGGCAGCCTCTACTTCCTTCCATATTCACCCAACAACCCCTCCCAACCCAACGTCATGTCCTCGGTTTACAGAACAAAAcgtgtgtttttatttcttacttatttttctgtgagaagccataatggaccctcactaacagcccGAAGGGCTgtcagggcaaaggtcctgagtaaaacaaagaagagcctctccccgtGCACTGCTGGTTGaagggaagtcctgagataactgtgggATGCTCCAGACTGTGCAAACATCAcatgtctccaccagaggaccttatctcttcctgctgaaactgccaagaatgcctctccctcctttgttcttgcctcgaggagagctcttcctctgaaagcttaaaacctgtgtaccccggaaaattaaacaagacctcgacaattgaacccctccttgcctggtctcctttctctctctcccctttgaccctcaggtagcaccccttcagaaccctgaataactggacctgctggacaggtcatttttcctcttaaaatacGTAAGCATTGTTTtgttatagtttttgttttttgagacagggttttcctgtgtagccttagccatcctggaactcactttgtagaccaggctacaaagacctgcctgtctctgctgggattaaagatatgcttCACCATGACTGGTTaggtaaataattttttaaattagtatatAACCATATCATTTCTCtccattatcttttctttctccaatgCGTCCCATGcccttaaatttttaatttcccTTTCGTTGTTATCGTtaaatatttgtgcatatatgtgcataagtATATAGATACAGCCCACTAAGACTAATTAGTGATGCCCATATGTATATGACTTGGGATCATCCACTGAGGCATGGGGACCCTACGCATGGACACACCTCCTGAATGACAGCAGGTCTCCCTCCCCTAGCAGCTGCCAGTTGTCCCTTTATCAGAGCTTTGGCCTCAGAAGCCCCTCCCTTTTGTGCTGGAATGTTGGCTCAGTTGAACCAATGCAGGTTTGCACAGATATCTACAGTTCACGAGTCACATCCTATCTAGAATATGACATTTCACAACACTCCCCGCTCCCCTGCAGTCCCTTACATCTTCTCTGCAACCTTTTTCACAGTGTTCCCTGCGCGCTGAAAGACGCCTCCATTAGGGCTGAGCACTCACGATTAGTAATTCTCAGCATGTTGACCAGTCATGAGTCCTCACTGACTGCTGCCCACTGCCAAAAGAGGCTTTCCTCACCAAGACAGAGAGAAGTTCGGGCCTAAGGTGGAAGAACAGTCATTTAGAAggcatttagcaaaataatagtagtaggttcaACCATAAAGCCTAAGACTTccctgtagctgcctgcagctacttcgaactgggttcctggaagaaAAGCTAGGGGGATAGATGGGCAGGGGGGCGTGGCAAAAAGAACTCAGGccaagacaacagttgctgaAGGAggccaaagtttaatggaggtctgacaatttaagagtttgggcaagaccctcctcccagactctgtGTGAGTTCCGGAGAAGTGGTCTGGCATTTAGTTGGCTCCACAGCTCAGGCAGCTGGGACCATCACCTGCTTAATTTAGAAATAAGTAAGTCAGGCAGCTCAACAGACTTCAGTGCTCCACCCCAGGCTATCTCCAGGAGCTGGCTAGCCGGGGCTCCCAGGTGAAAAAGAGGAAGCTGTATTGTTCTATTAAGAACAAAGGGCTAGGAActtcacaggctgagaactagTGGTTAGCGCAGAAGTTTGAAACCCAGCTCAAACGCTGGGGGAGGATACACTTCCCAGCC of the Apodemus sylvaticus chromosome 21, mApoSyl1.1, whole genome shotgun sequence genome contains:
- the LOC127671768 gene encoding olfactory receptor 7C1-like yields the protein MERENHTGIPGFYLLGLSENPEIQSVLFGLFLSLYLVTIFGNLLIILAIVSDPKLHTPMYLFLSNLSFSDICFTSTTVPKMLLDIQTQSKLITYAGCITQMYFFTVFGLLDNLLLTVMAYDRFVAICHPLHYTVLMNPKLCFQLLLLAWLISILGALPESLTALRLSFCAVVEIPHYFCELPEVLKLACSDTFINNVVLYIVTGIMGFFPLAGILFSYSQIVTSVLQISTVGGKCKAFSTCGSHLSVVFLFYGTCLGVYLSSIWTQASWAGVFASVLYTVVTPMMNPFIYSLRNRDMKRALNILLCSVSSSS